In Paenibacillus algicola, a genomic segment contains:
- a CDS encoding pre-toxin TG domain-containing protein translates to MDETLNPHAQNVMNFNRMRNVVSDQLHNEPIRIQIRDAADTGLNAIPVLGTIKGAVELYTGRSMVTNEELSTVQKGFTVASMMPLTAAFRPVGKMFKGVGKSVDDVVEGIGNAPVPIKPDGGSNPRDFVNPHSEKHLYDPSRPSTPNRSQYRKDVDVEKLRQETMTNPDKAFSNWPNPNNPNPNRITKYYKEFDGNISTPDTPTGSYRVFEHLDDPTRSSYFPYVPKNKE, encoded by the coding sequence ATGGATGAGACACTGAATCCCCATGCCCAGAATGTGATGAACTTTAATCGGATGCGCAATGTGGTCAGCGATCAGCTGCACAACGAACCGATCCGCATCCAGATCCGGGATGCTGCAGATACCGGACTCAATGCCATTCCGGTGCTCGGCACGATAAAAGGAGCGGTGGAGCTATATACCGGTAGAAGTATGGTGACGAATGAAGAGCTGTCAACGGTGCAGAAAGGGTTTACCGTGGCCTCCATGATGCCCCTCACAGCCGCTTTCCGGCCTGTAGGTAAGATGTTTAAGGGAGTGGGTAAAAGTGTGGATGATGTGGTTGAGGGAATAGGTAATGCTCCAGTCCCTATAAAACCCGATGGGGGAAGCAATCCTAGAGATTTTGTTAATCCCCATTCCGAAAAGCACCTTTATGACCCAAGTAGACCATCTACCCCGAATAGGTCACAATATCGGAAGGATGTTGATGTAGAGAAATTAAGGCAAGAAACAATGACTAATCCTGACAAGGCATTTTCAAACTGGCCAAACCCCAATAATCCGAATCCAAACCGAATAACAAAGTATTATAAAGAATTTGATGGAAACATCAGTACGCCTGATACTCCAACGGGAAGTTACAGAGTTTTTGAGCATCTAGATGACCCTACCAGAAGTTCATACTTCCCTTATGTGCCAAAAAATAAAGAATGA
- a CDS encoding DNA polymerase III, with the protein MSLSLYHAYLPENHAHFVPEEQVMQEGIQSFTESNNRYSNGGRVKIEKTESLRPVNTPNWVNFKEAIGVDISNRFFKSYCFPVFTDKIRVFDADISISIYDQAFYDDFNAFDEEALNFDTGKSIEYWIKLYWDSMMTLQEYFLKRPYPKPEILVFESIPKEIIRVCEKNHDNMD; encoded by the coding sequence GTGAGTTTATCATTGTATCATGCTTATTTACCTGAAAATCATGCGCATTTTGTTCCGGAAGAACAAGTTATGCAAGAAGGAATACAATCTTTTACAGAGTCTAATAATCGTTATAGCAACGGTGGTAGAGTGAAAATTGAAAAGACTGAAAGTTTGAGACCTGTAAACACCCCTAATTGGGTCAATTTTAAAGAAGCTATAGGTGTTGATATATCTAATCGTTTTTTCAAGTCATATTGTTTCCCAGTGTTTACGGATAAAATTCGTGTATTTGATGCTGATATTTCTATTTCTATTTATGACCAGGCATTCTACGATGATTTCAACGCTTTTGATGAGGAAGCATTAAATTTTGATACCGGAAAAAGTATAGAGTATTGGATAAAATTGTATTGGGACAGCATGATGACACTTCAAGAATACTTTTTGAAAAGACCTTATCCAAAACCAGAGATACTAGTTTTTGAGTCAATACCTAAAGAGATTATTCGAGTATGTGAAAAAAATCATGATAATATGGATTGA